The Vigna radiata var. radiata cultivar VC1973A chromosome 6, Vradiata_ver6, whole genome shotgun sequence DNA segment AGGTCCATAGGTCCataagacaaattataaatagaaagtcAGGGTCACAAGTCAGGTATCTtctaatcatcttccaatcactCTTCAATAAACGCTTGACTTGGATATCAAAATGTCTTTTGCAGGTATCACCTCTCCATCGAGAAGGCAGACGAACGGTCAAAGCTTGAAATTAACCAAACTAAGAGAACCCTATCATAAATATATACTCGAAACCAACTCTCTCTTACTCTCTAAGGACCACAAAATCATTAACCAATGTCAAATAACCATATCAAGCCTCATATTACTGTCTTACGTAAAcctatctattttaaaaaatgaacctCTAAGATAAGAATATACTTGAAATTGTCCACATCCATGTCAATTCCAATCTCTATGAGATGAGTATGGTTCAAAGTGGGAGAAAACGATGTCGAAGAATCACAATATGTGATATTGAAAACCTTACATTTGGATGTTGTTTCAGTTCaagaaatttcttgaatttcaaAGCTTTTTGAAACAATGTGGAGATTCGAAACTTTATTCTTTGTTGAGTACAACATGGAGATCATTATTACGCATGTGTGCTATGAAGGAACTAGAAGTATTATGGCACTTGgcaaaatatatcaaacatgTTTTATCATTTGAACTGATATATCAGACAAATAAAATTTGCAAATTGccttttgattttgattaaatttagattcaataatatatgaataatgtAAAGTATATGgttgtaaaatttaaacaaaatattagttTGTTATATGAATGAGAAATGAAATAATTGGAGAAGGAAGATGAGAAAAACCATAGTTTGGTTTGATTGAAATAGAAAAGGTTGTGGCGGCCACCAACCCCTCTCACCTACTACAACCAAAACCTCcatcactctctctctctatacCATCCACTCACCTTCCCAAAAGTCAGCGTCATTTAACGCCGTCACCGTTACACTCTAGCTCAAATGACTTAACAATTTGAGTTCAAAATAAGTATAACCTCCTTTTCACTTGAATAAGACTCACaaaattgttcaattttatttattttttctctcaccATCTCACCTAACAAAATACACTAGCTGTAAAAAATGTCCATTCCAGTTCTTAAACTTTATCTTccgttttaaaaataataatacactGCCAATAGTTAATTAGACACGTGGGCTCCTCACATCACATCCACTACTTAATACTAGTACAATCAGACAATTAAAATagacaatataaaaaatggtCACGTCCACTCAATGAAAATAGGGATAACTAgtcttttaagaaaatgataaaaagatatttggttaataagaaaaaatttcttttaacaacatatttatttttttaactttttgccAAAAGTGATAATTTGTAATTCAcctattttaaatgtttttttaaacataaatttaaataaactaataaaataataacatatattttttatcaaaaaaattgtaaaaaaataataaattgtttgaaagaaaataaaacgaGACGTAGCCGTAGGACGTGCGTAAGAAATACAACACACGAACCACAAGCTCCACCTAACACCCTTCCAGCTACCGTCACAATCTCTTCTATAAAACCCTCGGCCGCGCCACGCTTCCCAAATCACTCAACAAACCAAATAAACCAAACCGTACCACTTTTTCTCAATTTACCACCGTCACGTCACCAAAATGGATCTCCTCCTCCTGGAGAAGACCCTCCTCGGCCTCTTCCTAGCGGCGGTGGTAGCCATTGTTGTCTCCAAGCTCCGCGGCAAGCGTTTCAAGCTCCCGCCGGGCCCACTCCCCGTCCCCATCTTCGGCAACTGGCTCCAGGTTGGCGACGACCTCAACCACCGCAACCTCACTCAACTCGCCAAGCGCTTCGGCGACATCTTCCTCCTCCGCATGGGGCAGCGCAACCTGGTCGTGGTTTCCTCGCCGGACCTCGCCAAGGAGGTGCTGCACACGCAGGGCGTGGAGTTCGGCTCCCGCACCCGCAACGTTGTCTTCGACATCTTCACCGGCGAGGGCCAGGACATGGTCTTCACCGTCTACGGCGAGCACTGGCGCAAGATGCGACGCATCATGACCGTGCCCTTCTTCACCAACAAGGTCGTCCAGCAGTACCGCCACGGTTGGGAGGCCGAGGCCGCCGCCGTCGTGGACGACGTCAGGAAGAATCCCGACGCGGCCGTCTCCGGCCTGGTCATCCGCCGAAGGCTACAGCTCATGATGTACAACAACATGTACCGCATCATGTTCGACCGGAGATTCGAGAGCGAAGAAGACCCTCTGTTCCAGCGTCTGAAAGCGCTGAACGGCGAGAGGAGTCGCTTGGCTCAGAGCTTTGAGTATAACTATGGCGATTTCATTCCCATCTTGAGACCCTTCTTGAAGGGTTACTTGAAGATTTGCAAGGAAGTGAAAGAAACCAGGTTGAAGCTTTTCAAGGATTACTTCGTCGACGAGAGGAAGTAAGTGTTCtgtttccttttcttccttcGTAAATACgatttcattttggttttacAAGTCACAGTAGTAACCCTCAAAGTTTTCAGAGCCACAGTATCATTTCTAAAGATGATTAAAAAAACACGCTTTCTAAAAAAAGGttaatgtttctgatttttaattagattttgtgAATATCTGAAACAGTACTTGtcagtatattttatattttttatcagtaATTCTTGGTAGATGGTTCtgagagaaggaaaaataaaaattggttcTTTTTG contains these protein-coding regions:
- the LOC106764845 gene encoding trans-cinnamate 4-monooxygenase, translating into MDLLLLEKTLLGLFLAAVVAIVVSKLRGKRFKLPPGPLPVPIFGNWLQVGDDLNHRNLTQLAKRFGDIFLLRMGQRNLVVVSSPDLAKEVLHTQGVEFGSRTRNVVFDIFTGEGQDMVFTVYGEHWRKMRRIMTVPFFTNKVVQQYRHGWEAEAAAVVDDVRKNPDAAVSGLVIRRRLQLMMYNNMYRIMFDRRFESEEDPLFQRLKALNGERSRLAQSFEYNYGDFIPILRPFLKGYLKICKEVKETRLKLFKDYFVDERKNIGSTKSTNNEGLKCAIDHILDAEKKGEINEDNVLYIVENINVAAIETTLWSIEWGIAELVNHPEIQQKVRDEIDRVLGVGHQVTEPDIQKLPYLQAVVKETLRLRMAIPLLVPHMNLHDAKLGGYDIPAESKILVNAWWLANNPAHWKKPEEFRPERFFEEESHVEANGNDFRYLPFGVGRRSCPGIILALPILGITLGRLVQNFELLPPPGQSQIDTSEKGGQFSLHILKHSTVVAKPRSF